A window from Chryseobacterium phocaeense encodes these proteins:
- a CDS encoding alpha/beta hydrolase → MKTKTIVLIHGLFVNNTSWKEWKTYFEAQGYTVHTPSNPGHEGDPAKLKINIHPELKNVGFDDTVDHLVKFIDTLPEKPIVIGHSFGGLMVQKLIDLGKATAGVSIDGAPPKNVMAPFSTIKIVWPVVNFFKGNSPYLGTKEWYHQAFFNNYSKAESDKLYETVAVPESRKLARDPLFKSSAKLDMKKPHKPLLFIAGSNDHIFPAAFSKKIASAYQNKNSIVDFKEFEGRSHFICGEKGWEEVAGFILNWLKNLA, encoded by the coding sequence ATGAAAACAAAAACTATCGTATTGATTCATGGATTATTTGTGAATAATACAAGCTGGAAAGAATGGAAAACTTATTTTGAAGCTCAGGGCTATACCGTTCATACCCCTTCCAATCCCGGACATGAAGGTGATCCTGCAAAACTGAAAATCAATATTCATCCGGAACTGAAAAATGTAGGTTTTGATGATACGGTGGATCATCTGGTGAAATTTATCGATACACTTCCGGAAAAACCTATCGTGATCGGGCATTCATTCGGAGGTCTGATGGTTCAGAAACTGATTGACCTTGGAAAAGCTACGGCCGGCGTAAGCATAGACGGTGCGCCTCCAAAAAATGTAATGGCTCCTTTTTCTACCATAAAAATAGTATGGCCGGTTGTGAATTTCTTCAAAGGAAACAGTCCGTATCTGGGAACAAAAGAATGGTATCATCAGGCTTTTTTCAATAATTATTCAAAAGCTGAAAGTGATAAGCTGTATGAAACGGTCGCTGTTCCTGAAAGCCGTAAACTGGCCAGAGATCCGCTTTTCAAGTCTTCCGCGAAACTTGATATGAAGAAACCTCACAAGCCGCTGCTTTTTATTGCAGGTTCCAATGACCATATTTTTCCTGCCGCTTTTTCAAAAAAAATTGCCTCGGCTTATCAGAACAAAAACAGCATCGTAGATTTTAAGGAATTTGAAGGTAGAAGTCACTTTATCTGTGGTGAAAAAGGCTGGGAAGAAGTAGCCGGATTTATTCTTAACTGGCTGAAAAACCTTGCCTGA
- a CDS encoding ABC transporter ATP-binding protein produces the protein MKKQDTWGIVKRLFFIGMKFRSWFILTLIISVILSIVSTYRPYLTMLVVDNDITKLQDKALMMKHIYILIGLVFAETILNFFLVYFSNFISQNVIRDIRERLYAKLIYFRTSFFDKTPIGQLVTRAVGDVETIATVYTDGFLMVFGDVLRIIFVLVMMFNTNVHLSYITLAILPLMVLITRFFQKRLKKAFGDERNWTSNQNSFVQERLAGMSIIQVFNRQDSEFKKFDDINITLKGALLRTVFIFSLFFPVVELISSLFIGFILFYGGYITISAGVVIAFIQYISMLIRPLRQIADRFNNIQRGIVGAERVLGLMDEEYAMPNTGTVKKDHFDGKIEFENVRFAYDDKQEVLKGIDFKVNPGETVAIVGATGAGKSTIISLITRLYDINSGKIIIDDVDVKDYELYNLRSHIGVVLQDVFLFHGSIFENLAFGDETITLEKIKAGAKEIEVDQFIEQLPGGYDFVVSERGSSISLGQRQLLSFLRAYLSDPKILILDEATSSIDHESEKLIQRATEKITKNRTSIIIAHRLSTIEKADKIIVMEHGKIVEEGKHLELLDRNGYYATLYKAQLRHEVELEEEKQKS, from the coding sequence ATGAAAAAACAAGATACATGGGGGATTGTTAAGCGGTTGTTCTTTATCGGAATGAAATTCCGTTCCTGGTTCATCCTTACGTTGATAATTTCCGTCATACTGTCCATAGTTTCTACTTACAGGCCTTATCTTACCATGTTGGTGGTGGATAATGACATCACTAAGCTGCAGGATAAAGCTTTGATGATGAAGCATATCTATATTTTGATAGGGCTGGTGTTTGCAGAAACCATTTTAAACTTTTTCCTGGTTTATTTTTCCAATTTTATTTCGCAGAACGTGATCCGCGATATCAGGGAAAGGCTGTATGCGAAGCTGATCTATTTCAGAACTTCATTTTTTGACAAAACACCGATCGGGCAGCTGGTAACCCGCGCCGTGGGGGATGTGGAAACTATTGCTACCGTATATACAGACGGTTTTCTGATGGTTTTCGGGGATGTTCTGAGAATTATATTTGTGTTGGTGATGATGTTCAATACCAATGTCCATCTGAGTTATATTACCCTGGCGATTCTGCCTTTAATGGTACTGATCACCAGGTTTTTCCAGAAAAGGCTGAAAAAGGCATTCGGGGACGAAAGAAACTGGACTTCCAATCAGAACTCATTTGTGCAGGAAAGGCTGGCAGGAATGTCTATTATCCAGGTGTTCAACAGGCAGGATTCTGAATTTAAAAAATTTGACGATATCAATATCACCCTGAAAGGAGCTTTGCTGAGAACGGTTTTCATCTTCTCTCTGTTCTTTCCGGTGGTAGAACTTATATCATCATTATTCATAGGATTTATTCTTTTTTACGGTGGATATATCACCATCAGTGCCGGGGTGGTTATTGCATTTATACAATATATTTCCATGCTGATCCGTCCGTTAAGACAGATTGCTGACCGTTTTAATAATATCCAGAGAGGGATCGTAGGAGCAGAAAGGGTATTGGGATTAATGGATGAAGAATATGCCATGCCGAATACAGGGACTGTGAAAAAAGATCATTTTGACGGTAAAATAGAGTTTGAAAATGTACGTTTTGCCTATGATGATAAGCAGGAGGTTCTGAAGGGAATCGATTTTAAAGTGAATCCAGGAGAGACCGTAGCGATTGTAGGAGCCACCGGTGCCGGAAAATCCACGATCATCAGTCTTATCACCAGACTTTATGATATTAATTCCGGAAAAATTATAATTGATGATGTTGATGTAAAAGATTATGAACTCTACAACCTAAGAAGCCACATTGGGGTGGTGCTGCAGGATGTATTCCTTTTCCACGGAAGTATTTTCGAAAATCTCGCGTTTGGGGATGAAACCATTACGCTGGAAAAAATAAAGGCAGGGGCAAAAGAAATTGAGGTAGACCAGTTCATTGAGCAGCTTCCTGGAGGCTATGATTTTGTGGTCAGCGAAAGAGGTTCTTCTATTTCTTTAGGCCAGAGACAGCTGCTGTCTTTCCTTAGAGCTTATTTATCTGATCCGAAAATCCTGATCCTGGATGAAGCCACTTCGTCTATCGATCATGAGAGTGAAAAGCTGATCCAGAGGGCTACGGAAAAAATTACGAAGAACAGAACTTCCATCATTATTGCCCACAGGCTTTCAACCATTGAAAAAGCAGATAAAATTATTGTCATGGAGCACGGGAAAATTGTGGAAGAAGGAAAACATCTGGAACTCCTTGACCGTAACGGTTATTATGCTACCTTGTACAAAGCCCAGCTGAGACATGAAGTGGAACTGGAAGAAGAAAAGCAGAAATCTTAA
- a CDS encoding DUF3575 domain-containing protein → MKKLLIFIPCFLFSQTDAQEVQAVPADKMNIIKTNVTAYAFRNINLSYERAITQWFSLNIGFGTMTQGKVPFINSFLKEEDEKRFQNLRVKATNFTIEPRFYIGKGYGKGFYFAPYYRYSDVSSNSFDFYYDYDAIDGNTYQIPLKGQGSTNGNSGGLMVGVQFFLTRSQNLVLDFWIAGAHYGSGKGDFTMTSNYTLTPEMQAQLKKEIENLDLPFVEYTVETNANGAKVKVDGPWAGFRSGLSIGYRF, encoded by the coding sequence ATGAAAAAGTTACTCATCTTCATTCCATGTTTCCTGTTTTCTCAGACAGATGCTCAGGAAGTTCAGGCTGTTCCCGCCGATAAAATGAATATCATAAAAACCAATGTGACAGCCTATGCATTCAGAAACATCAACCTTTCCTATGAAAGAGCAATTACCCAATGGTTCTCTTTAAATATCGGTTTTGGAACCATGACACAGGGAAAAGTACCTTTCATTAACTCCTTTCTGAAGGAGGAAGACGAAAAAAGATTTCAGAATCTGAGGGTGAAAGCCACGAATTTTACCATAGAACCCCGGTTTTATATAGGGAAGGGATATGGAAAAGGCTTTTATTTTGCTCCTTATTACCGGTATTCTGATGTTTCCTCGAACAGCTTTGATTTCTACTATGACTATGACGCTATCGACGGAAACACCTACCAGATCCCGCTTAAAGGCCAGGGCAGCACCAACGGAAACAGCGGCGGCCTGATGGTAGGTGTACAGTTTTTCCTTACCCGAAGCCAGAATCTGGTCCTTGATTTCTGGATCGCAGGCGCTCATTACGGCAGCGGAAAAGGAGATTTCACGATGACCAGCAACTATACACTGACCCCGGAAATGCAGGCACAGCTTAAAAAAGAAATTGAAAACCTGGATCTTCCTTTTGTAGAGTACACCGTAGAAACCAATGCAAACGGTGCAAAAGTAAAAGTAGATGGTCCATGGGCAGGTTTCCGAAGCGGCTTATCGATCGGATATAGATTTTAA
- a CDS encoding metallophosphoesterase produces MKIKKFLKWTVIVIVSYYVLSTLYFGYDDIDSKKGIYNFYWSGINGLWKKDKPFGFRMNQPVETSFDGTDGPYIFNDKMFTVSKGNVFREENIDRTALIPVKTDCKELPVFNISLRNQYPVENDLYNMPEKLIAISDIEGNFTAFYSFLVANHVIDAKGQWIFGNGHLVLNGDFVDRGNQVTQVLWLIYNLEDQALQQGGKVHFILGNHEIMNLYGDVSYNDFKYIEAAKRVSKQNGWETGLKYVYSEESELGKWLRSKNVIEKTGRTIFVHGGLNHLHADGKYSIHEMNTISRKYYGNGGNTENKREALILSSTDSPYWDRRLNFEWKYKLLFKLNGINIEETSQQQLDRILKYYNADKVVIGHSIVDEIMPGYNGKVIRIDIKHGKKFGSGQTKGLLIENKIYYQTDDQGNKKKLNI; encoded by the coding sequence ATGAAAATAAAAAAATTCTTAAAGTGGACAGTCATTGTGATTGTCTCTTACTACGTATTGAGTACACTCTACTTCGGATATGATGATATAGACAGCAAAAAAGGAATCTATAATTTCTATTGGTCGGGGATCAACGGATTATGGAAAAAAGACAAGCCTTTCGGATTCAGGATGAACCAGCCTGTAGAAACTTCTTTTGACGGCACAGACGGGCCTTATATTTTTAATGATAAAATGTTTACCGTCAGCAAAGGCAATGTCTTCAGGGAGGAAAATATTGACCGTACAGCATTGATCCCTGTGAAAACAGACTGTAAAGAGCTTCCTGTCTTCAATATTTCTCTGAGAAATCAATATCCGGTAGAGAACGACCTCTACAATATGCCTGAAAAGCTTATTGCCATTTCTGATATTGAAGGTAATTTCACTGCATTCTACAGCTTTCTTGTGGCCAACCATGTGATTGACGCCAAAGGCCAATGGATTTTTGGAAACGGACATCTTGTGCTTAACGGAGACTTCGTAGACCGGGGCAATCAGGTAACGCAGGTACTCTGGCTGATTTACAACCTGGAAGATCAGGCTTTACAACAAGGCGGAAAGGTCCATTTCATTCTTGGAAACCATGAAATTATGAATCTTTACGGAGATGTATCGTATAATGATTTTAAATATATCGAAGCGGCTAAAAGGGTGAGTAAGCAGAACGGCTGGGAGACCGGACTGAAATATGTATATTCTGAAGAATCTGAATTGGGTAAATGGCTCCGGTCCAAAAATGTAATTGAAAAAACAGGTCGTACGATCTTTGTACACGGAGGATTAAACCACTTGCATGCCGATGGTAAATATTCCATTCATGAGATGAACACAATTTCAAGAAAATATTATGGTAATGGAGGAAATACCGAGAATAAAAGGGAAGCACTCATTTTAAGCTCTACAGACAGTCCATACTGGGACCGCAGGCTGAACTTTGAATGGAAATACAAACTATTATTCAAACTGAACGGAATCAATATTGAAGAAACAAGCCAACAGCAGCTTGACCGGATTCTGAAATATTACAATGCCGACAAAGTAGTGATCGGCCACTCAATTGTGGATGAAATTATGCCGGGTTACAATGGAAAAGTCATCAGGATCGATATCAAACACGGAAAGAAATTCGGCAGCGGACAAACCAAAGGACTCCTTATTGAAAACAAGATCTACTATCAAACAGATGACCAGGGAAATAAGAAGAAACTCAACATCTGA
- a CDS encoding MFS transporter yields MNTTQITTAQRIKAIVGGSVGNLVEWYDWYAYAAFAIYFSNSFFPDSDMNAQLMNTAGIFAVGFLMRPIGGWIFGSIADKIGRKKAMTLSVLLMSFGSLLIALTPTYKTIGILAPALLLIARLLQGLSVGGEYGVSATYLSEMASEDKRGFYSSFQYVTLIGGQLIALGIQLVLQKLLLTEAQLEDWGWRIPFVIGALLSVIALYLRANLHETEAFENKQGINEKKKGTVTELLKHPKELLTVVGLTLGGTLAFYTYTTYMQKFLVNTVHLTKEQSTLISFISLFIFACLQPVFGAISDRIGRRPLLLGFGIMGTVFTVPLLTALSTTTSMWTAFFLIMAALIIVSGYTSINAVVKAELFPSEIRALGVGLPYALTVAIFGGTAEYIALWFKQAGTESYFYWYITGCILFSLIVYARMKDTKETSTLDQD; encoded by the coding sequence ATGAATACGACTCAAATTACAACCGCTCAAAGGATCAAAGCGATCGTCGGCGGTTCTGTAGGAAATCTCGTAGAATGGTACGACTGGTATGCCTACGCCGCATTTGCCATTTATTTTTCCAATTCATTTTTCCCGGATTCCGACATGAATGCGCAGCTGATGAACACAGCGGGCATATTTGCAGTAGGTTTTCTGATGAGACCAATAGGAGGCTGGATATTCGGGAGCATTGCGGATAAAATCGGAAGAAAAAAAGCCATGACTTTATCAGTATTATTGATGTCATTCGGCTCCCTGCTGATTGCCCTCACCCCAACTTATAAAACCATCGGAATCCTGGCACCAGCCTTACTGCTCATCGCCAGACTCTTACAGGGTCTGAGTGTCGGTGGTGAATATGGTGTTTCCGCTACATACCTCAGCGAAATGGCATCGGAAGATAAAAGAGGATTTTATTCGAGTTTCCAGTATGTGACCTTAATCGGAGGCCAGCTGATCGCATTGGGAATACAGTTGGTTTTGCAGAAACTGCTTTTAACTGAAGCTCAGCTTGAAGATTGGGGTTGGAGAATTCCTTTTGTTATTGGGGCACTGCTATCTGTTATCGCCTTATATTTAAGAGCTAATCTTCATGAAACGGAGGCATTTGAGAATAAACAAGGTATTAATGAAAAGAAAAAAGGAACGGTAACAGAACTCCTGAAGCATCCCAAAGAACTCCTTACCGTAGTCGGCCTTACATTAGGCGGAACCCTGGCCTTTTATACATACACCACTTATATGCAGAAATTCCTGGTGAATACCGTACATCTTACCAAAGAACAGTCTACCCTGATATCATTTATTTCGTTATTCATCTTTGCTTGTTTGCAGCCCGTTTTTGGAGCGATATCAGACAGGATCGGGAGAAGGCCGCTTCTGTTAGGTTTTGGAATTATGGGAACGGTATTTACAGTTCCTTTACTTACGGCTTTAAGCACAACGACATCAATGTGGACCGCATTTTTCCTGATTATGGCAGCTTTGATCATCGTCAGCGGCTATACCTCCATCAATGCGGTGGTAAAGGCTGAGCTTTTCCCTTCCGAAATCAGAGCCCTGGGAGTAGGTCTGCCGTATGCGCTAACGGTGGCTATTTTTGGCGGAACGGCGGAATATATTGCCCTTTGGTTCAAACAGGCAGGAACAGAAAGCTATTTTTACTGGTATATTACAGGGTGTATCCTATTTTCACTGATTGTGTATGCCAGAATGAAGGACACTAAAGAAACCTCTACACTGGATCAGGATTAA
- a CDS encoding alpha/beta fold hydrolase, which yields MKKYRVFFILMLVFAAACHISGQTKSYPFEVKKTGTAGQSIIFIPGFASSGEVWNETTAQFEKNFSCHVLTMKGFAGLEPAGDASFKDWEKGIAEYIKDQKMKKPIIIGHSMGGGLAMALAADYPQLISKIVVVDALPCLAALSDPNFKSKEINDCTPVITRMKSMTDEQFKQMQTGMIPRLVADVSKQETVIGWSINSDRTTFAKMYCDFSNTDLREKIQNIQCPTLVLLESYFVNFKPAIENQYKNLKNADMRYASKGLHFIMYDDKEWYFEQLNNFLSSQ from the coding sequence ATGAAAAAATACAGAGTCTTCTTTATCCTGATGCTGGTTTTTGCTGCTGCATGCCATATATCCGGACAGACAAAAAGCTATCCGTTCGAAGTTAAAAAGACAGGAACTGCCGGGCAGTCAATTATATTTATCCCGGGATTCGCGTCTTCCGGAGAAGTATGGAATGAAACTACAGCTCAATTTGAAAAAAATTTCAGCTGCCATGTTTTAACGATGAAAGGCTTCGCAGGTCTAGAACCGGCCGGAGACGCCAGTTTTAAAGACTGGGAAAAAGGAATTGCCGAGTACATAAAGGACCAGAAAATGAAGAAGCCCATCATTATCGGACACAGTATGGGCGGTGGCCTTGCCATGGCGCTCGCAGCAGATTATCCTCAACTGATCTCTAAAATAGTGGTCGTAGATGCACTTCCCTGTCTCGCTGCTTTATCTGATCCCAATTTTAAATCCAAAGAGATTAATGACTGTACTCCGGTTATTACCAGAATGAAATCCATGACGGATGAACAGTTTAAACAAATGCAAACCGGCATGATCCCCCGCCTTGTAGCCGATGTCTCCAAACAGGAAACGGTTATTGGCTGGAGCATCAATTCAGACAGAACTACTTTTGCAAAAATGTACTGTGATTTCTCCAATACCGACCTCCGCGAAAAAATTCAGAATATACAGTGTCCCACCCTTGTTTTGCTGGAGTCTTATTTTGTTAATTTTAAACCGGCTATTGAAAATCAGTATAAAAATTTAAAAAACGCAGATATGAGATATGCTTCGAAGGGCCTTCATTTTATCATGTATGACGATAAGGAATGGTATTTTGAACAGTTGAATAACTTTTTATCATCTCAGTAA
- a CDS encoding helix-turn-helix domain-containing protein → MPIIFNIDVMLAKRKMQSQELAEKIGITQANLSILKNGKAKALKISTLEAVCKALNCQPGDLIEYQPDTL, encoded by the coding sequence ATGCCTATTATTTTCAATATTGACGTGATGCTCGCCAAACGCAAAATGCAGTCACAGGAACTCGCCGAAAAAATAGGAATCACCCAGGCCAACCTTTCTATTCTTAAAAACGGAAAAGCAAAGGCTTTAAAAATTTCCACTCTGGAAGCCGTGTGCAAAGCTTTAAACTGCCAGCCGGGCGACCTGATCGAATACCAGCCAGACACTTTGTAA
- a CDS encoding GEVED domain-containing protein, with translation MKKLLFLLMSGTLCSSFYAQKLEVEVCGTDELMRKHYERYPEQKAQDDAFNLEISKLIKSGKFSKTINKKQVYEIPVVVHVVSDGSALGTVNNKSDADIIAWVNYTNGVFSGSSTSGMSANSAVLPVKFVFAKVDPNCAPTNGINRINASHLPKYVSGGVNDDNTTNAVPATDITALGMWDTSKYYNIYVVKKLTSNAGALNGYAYYPGGSKDYSFMATSASAVNKQTLAHEFGHALGLRHTHEGYTESTGACPTNTDCTLQGDLVCDTEPMKSLYHSSVPSSCQTGQINPCTSVTYAGGERNVMAYTYCFRDLFTQGQTDRATAQLLQYRQSLINSPVASTTTPNNSVVLTSACTPSSITNPGNFNIGVTSVKFGNINNYSSNYKQAANNFYENFTGNYCAGVSKTTIPSGSATTLTVAPGTSNAHIIKAYIDYNNDGQFNETTELVLNQSGVSSGSFATASVTPPATAVNNTPLRMRVIGEFNGTAVTACSTPKYGQVEDYSVIIERQNLLAVDNATKTSTINIVKDENSVYIKSDLKISSLHIYDASGRLLSNRNDIKSSEFRFPVNEKNTVLTVTAVMENGKVISKKLKF, from the coding sequence ATGAAAAAACTACTATTTTTATTAATGTCCGGGACCTTGTGCTCCAGTTTTTATGCACAAAAGCTGGAAGTCGAGGTGTGCGGTACCGACGAGCTGATGCGGAAACATTATGAAAGGTATCCGGAACAGAAAGCCCAGGATGATGCTTTTAATCTTGAGATTTCAAAGCTGATCAAAAGCGGAAAATTTTCCAAAACAATCAATAAAAAACAAGTGTATGAAATTCCTGTTGTGGTGCATGTTGTAAGCGACGGAAGCGCACTTGGCACTGTCAATAACAAATCTGATGCAGATATCATCGCCTGGGTTAATTACACCAACGGGGTTTTCTCCGGAAGCTCAACCAGCGGAATGTCCGCTAACAGTGCGGTGCTGCCGGTGAAATTTGTTTTTGCCAAAGTAGATCCGAACTGTGCTCCTACCAATGGAATCAACAGGATCAATGCTTCCCATCTTCCAAAATATGTAAGTGGTGGGGTGAATGATGACAATACCACCAATGCAGTACCGGCTACTGATATTACCGCTCTGGGAATGTGGGACACCAGCAAATATTACAATATTTACGTAGTTAAAAAACTCACTTCTAATGCAGGAGCCCTGAACGGATATGCTTATTATCCGGGAGGAAGCAAAGATTACTCTTTTATGGCCACCAGTGCTTCTGCTGTGAATAAGCAGACATTAGCCCATGAGTTCGGACATGCATTAGGACTCCGCCATACCCATGAAGGCTACACTGAATCTACGGGCGCCTGCCCTACCAATACGGACTGTACCCTGCAGGGAGACCTGGTATGTGACACGGAACCCATGAAAAGCCTTTACCATTCATCTGTACCGAGCAGCTGCCAGACAGGACAGATCAATCCATGCACGAGTGTAACGTATGCCGGCGGAGAAAGAAATGTAATGGCGTATACTTACTGCTTCAGAGACCTGTTTACCCAGGGACAGACGGACAGAGCCACTGCGCAGCTTCTGCAATACAGACAGTCTTTAATCAATTCTCCGGTGGCTTCCACTACAACACCAAACAACAGTGTTGTGCTGACATCGGCATGTACCCCTTCTTCGATCACCAATCCCGGAAACTTTAATATTGGGGTGACTTCCGTGAAATTCGGGAACATCAATAATTATTCTTCTAATTACAAGCAGGCTGCGAACAATTTTTATGAAAACTTTACGGGTAATTACTGTGCCGGAGTTTCAAAAACAACAATACCTTCCGGATCGGCAACCACTCTTACCGTCGCTCCGGGAACCAGCAACGCCCATATTATAAAAGCCTATATTGATTATAATAACGACGGACAGTTTAATGAAACCACGGAACTTGTCCTCAATCAAAGCGGTGTGAGCAGCGGCTCTTTTGCTACGGCATCTGTAACACCTCCTGCAACCGCAGTCAACAATACTCCTTTGAGAATGAGGGTAATTGGTGAATTCAACGGAACAGCTGTCACAGCATGCTCTACTCCAAAATACGGGCAAGTGGAAGATTATTCCGTAATCATCGAGCGCCAGAATTTACTGGCCGTTGACAATGCCACTAAAACAAGCACCATCAATATCGTTAAAGATGAAAATTCTGTCTATATAAAAAGTGATCTTAAAATTTCTTCACTTCATATTTACGATGCTTCGGGAAGGCTTCTCAGCAACAGAAATGATATAAAATCATCTGAATTCAGATTTCCGGTGAATGAAAAAAACACCGTTTTAACCGTGACTGCCGTGATGGAAAACGGAAAAGTCATCAGTAAAAAATTAAAGTTCTAA
- a CDS encoding class I SAM-dependent methyltransferase, which produces MNHPNKNHWETVYETKNPDEVSWTQEKPETSLELIRSCGLEKNARIIDIGGGDSHLVDFLLEEGYENITVLDISAKALEKAQKRLGEKAGKVTWIVSDITAFEPHQTYDIWHDRAAFHFLTAPDQVSKYIRTASENVTQFMILGTFSKNGPKKCSGLDIQQYDEASLAKTFESDFSIIKCFTLDHTTPFGTIQNFVFCHFKKN; this is translated from the coding sequence ATGAATCATCCAAATAAGAATCACTGGGAAACTGTATATGAAACCAAAAATCCTGACGAGGTAAGCTGGACCCAGGAAAAGCCGGAAACTTCTCTTGAACTTATCCGTTCCTGCGGATTGGAAAAGAATGCCCGAATTATTGATATCGGAGGTGGAGACAGTCATCTTGTGGACTTCCTTCTTGAAGAAGGCTATGAAAACATCACCGTTCTCGACATCTCTGCAAAAGCCCTGGAAAAAGCACAAAAAAGATTGGGAGAAAAGGCAGGGAAAGTGACCTGGATTGTTTCAGATATTACGGCTTTTGAACCTCATCAAACGTATGACATCTGGCATGACCGGGCAGCCTTTCACTTCCTGACGGCTCCTGACCAGGTTTCAAAATACATCAGAACCGCCAGTGAAAACGTGACCCAATTTATGATTCTGGGAACTTTTTCAAAGAACGGACCGAAGAAATGCAGCGGACTGGATATCCAGCAATACGACGAAGCCTCACTGGCCAAAACATTTGAATCTGATTTCAGCATAATAAAATGCTTCACCCTGGATCATACCACCCCGTTTGGAACGATCCAGAATTTTGTCTTTTGCCACTTTAAAAAGAATTAG
- a CDS encoding DUF2975 domain-containing protein: protein MKIIGKQSLVSWIKVPFTIFAGIFCISSVWICSLAFSHAFAGVPSSNISEKIYTVNEKTYSTLQVHYPFSNVILTMNDSKEGVLLALLNIITLSFSLVCASKIIHGFSTDNVFNSAVIKNFKILSYGLIIIGFITLCVDLILDNNHFDVTPPSLSIGIGITLLIIKEIFAQGNDLKEQTDLTI from the coding sequence ATGAAAATAATCGGAAAACAATCCCTGGTATCCTGGATCAAGGTTCCCTTTACTATTTTTGCCGGTATCTTTTGTATTTCTTCAGTATGGATATGCAGTCTGGCGTTTTCACATGCTTTTGCAGGAGTTCCCAGTTCGAATATTTCAGAAAAAATATACACCGTTAATGAGAAAACCTACAGCACTCTGCAGGTTCATTATCCTTTTTCCAATGTGATCCTGACCATGAATGACTCCAAGGAAGGCGTATTGCTCGCACTCCTCAACATAATCACCCTATCTTTTTCCCTGGTTTGTGCCTCAAAAATTATCCACGGTTTTTCTACGGACAATGTTTTTAATTCTGCTGTAATTAAAAATTTCAAGATATTAAGCTATGGGTTAATCATTATTGGCTTCATAACATTATGCGTTGATCTCATCCTCGATAACAATCATTTTGATGTTACGCCACCTTCTCTCAGTATCGGCATCGGAATTACCCTTCTGATCATAAAGGAGATATTTGCACAGGGAAATGATTTAAAGGAACAAACCGATTTAACGATTTAA